The bacterium genome segment ACGGATTGCGGAGTATGTTGACAGCAAGATGAGGGAAGTCCAAGCGGCCAAGCCGAACCGTCCGGTGCATCAGATTGCGATCCTGGCCGCGCTCAACATTACCGATGAGTTGCTGCACCAAAAAGAGGTGCAGAAGAAACGTCATATTAACTTTGAAGAAAAAGTAAAATTGCTCACTGATAAATTGGAATTTGGCATTAAGGATGATCCGGGGTCGGGAGGGTTTTAATAC includes the following:
- a CDS encoding cell division protein ZapA yields the protein MSSENNIKVNIFGTEYPLRVNANVEYVKRIAEYVDSKMREVQAAKPNRPVHQIAILAALNITDELLHQKEVQKKRHINFEEKVKLLTDKLEFGIKDDPGSGGF